The window GGCGTGGAAGGAGGTGGAGGGTCAGAAGGACATCTTCACCGGCACCTGCCGCAGGTCCAATGAACAGAAATGGACCGGCACGCGCGTAGACCTGGTGTTCGGGTCGAACGCGCAACTGCGCGCCCTGTCGGAGGTCTATGCCTCCGCCGACGCGGGCGACAAGTTCGTGAACGACTTTGTCGCCGCCTGGACCAAGGTGATGAACGCCGACCGCTTCGACCTGGCGGCCTGAAGATGGCAAGGCCGCTCCTCCGGGGAGCGGCCTTTCCCTGTCACGTATCGCCGCCTGAACTACGTCTTTCCGCTCAATTGAGCTTGCCCGGCTTTCATGCGACATTGGCTCCCGCACCGATGCGGAGACTCGCCGTGCACGATTATCTGAAGGACGCCGCCGATGCTGCCAAGCTGACGGACGAGCAGCTCCTCGCCATCCTCCGCAGGATCGGCGATCCCAAGCATCCGACCGGGTTCGAACAGGCGGTGCTGGACGAAATGGAAAGGCGGCATCTGCGCCCTTCCTGATCCCCTCCCCCGCCTATTTCAGCATCGTCCGCAGCAACGCCCGCAACTGCGCGGGCTTGACCGGCTTGCCCAGCAGCGCAATGCCCCAGCCGTCCATCCGCGCCTTCAACGCCTCGCCCCGGTCGGCGGAGATCATCACGGAGGGCACCGCCCGCCCGAAATGGCCATGCAGCCGTTCGATCACCGCATCCCCCGTCTCGCCGTCGTCCAGATGATAGTCGACCAGTATGACGTCGGGCGCCTCGCCATCGGCGAAGGCCGCCACCGCCTCCTCGAATCCCGCGGCGGTCGCCACCGCGCAGCCCCAGCCGCCCAGCAATGTCGACATGCCGGTCTGGATCGCGCGTTCATTGTCGACCACCAGCACCTTCAGCCCGCGCATCGAACGGTCGCTGCGCGGCGCGCTGCCGCCCTCCCCTTCCTCCACCACCGCTTCGCCCCGCGGCACGCGGATGGAGAAGGTCGCGCCCTGCCCCGGCGCGGATTCCAGCGTCACTTCGTGGCGCAGCATGTCGCTCGCCCGGCGGACGATGGCCAGGCCCAGCCCCTTGCCGCCCGCCCCCCTGCCCCCCCGCGTGTCGAGACGGCGAAACTCCTCGAAGATCAGTTGCTGCTTGTCGGGCGGGATGCCGGGGCCGCTGTCCGCGACGCTCAGCCTGATCCCCTCCCCTTCCGCCACGCAGGCGACGCGCACCGACCCGCGCTGGGTGTAGCGCAGCGCGTTGGACAGGAAATTCTGCAATATCCGCCGCAGCAACCGGATGTCGGACCGCACCCAGACCGGAGCCGTCTCCACCGTCAGCGCCAGCCCCGCCGATCGCGCCATCGGCGCGAATTCCGTCCTCAGCGTGTCGAGCAGCCGGTCGATGCGGAAATCGCTGATCTCCGGCTGGATCGCCCCCGCGTCCAGCCGGCTGATCTCCAGCAGCGCCTCCAGCAGGTCCTCCACCGAATCCAGCGCGGTAGAGGTCTGGTTGACCAGCGCCCGAGTCGGCAGCGCCAGCCGCCGGTCGCCCAGCGCCGCGACGAACAGCCGCGCCGCGTTCAACGGCTGCAACAGATCGTGGCTGGCGGCGGCGAGGAAGCTGGTCTTGGACAGGTTCGCCTTTTCCGCCGCCGTCTTGGCGTCCATCAACTGCGCCTCGATCTCCCGCCGCTCGGCCACTTCGGCCTCCAGTTCCGACGTGCGTTCCGCCACCCGCCGCTCCAGCGTTTCCGCCGTTTCGCGCAGCGCCGCCTGCGCGCGCAGCATGTCGGTGACGTCGGTGAAGCCGATCACTTGCCCGCCGCGCTCCATGGCGTTGCTGCGGATCTCGAAACTGCGCCCCCCGGCATGGACCAGCTCGCTGCGATGGCGCGCCCCGCCCCGATCCAGGCAGCCTCTGTCGTCCATGCCCAGCCTGCCCCGGCACCAGTCCAGCAGCGCGGCATGGGTTCCCCCCTCCTGCGCCCAGTCCTCCGGCAGTTCCAGCAGCCGTTGCAGCGCCTCGTTCCACGCCGCCAGCCGCCCTTCCGCATCGAACAGGCAGACGCCTTCGGACAGGTTGTCCAGCGTCGCCTGCAACACGATGTTGCGCTCGGCCAGTTCCCGCGCCCGGTCTCGCGCATCCTCCGCCTTCGCCTCGGTGATGTCGGTATAGATGCCGACGATGCCGCCCTCGCTGGTGCGCAGTTCGTTGATCTGCACCCATCGCCCGTCGGACAGCGCCTGCACATGCCCGCCCTCCGCCACGCTGTGGCGGGCGAGGCGGTCCGACACCCATCGGTCCTGCCCCACCGGGCGATGGTGGGCGGCCGCCAGCCTGGCGATCTCGTCGAAGCTCATGCCCTCGCGGATATGGTCCGCGATCTCCGGCCAGAAACCCAGATAGGCCTCGTTATAGAGGACCAGCCGGTCCTCCGCGTCGAACAGCACGAAGCCTTCGTTGATCGAATCGATCGCGTCGCGCAGCCGCATCCGCGCCGCGTCGGCGCGGCCATGGGCAGAGGCGAGGTCGGCATTGGCCTCCGCCAGCTTCGCCAGCGCATCCTCCAACTGCGCGGTCCGCTCCCGCACCATGGCTTCCAGCGAGATGGCGGTCTCGAACATCGAAAAGGCGTTGCCCGCCATGTCGCTCGACCGTTCGACCCGGTCGATCAGCGCCGCGTTGATCTTGCGCAGCTTGCGGTTCTCCTCCCGCAACGCCTCAATCTCGGCGGAAGAGGGAAGCGCGTCCTTCATCGCCCGATGGCAAGCCCGCTGAAGGTCTGGTTGACGTGCAGCGCATGATATTGCTCGCCATAGGTGTTGAAGCCGATCACCCGATGCCGCCCGTACAGTTCCGACACGGCGCGCGTGATCTGCCGCTGCTCGGCATCGATGCGGTTCAATACGCAATCGAAGGCGATGATCCGGTCCACCGGCCCCACCTCCGCCGCGATGTCCGCGAACAGCGCGTCCATCCGCGCAATCCGGTCCACCGGCTCGCCCACGGTCATCACGATCCCCTCGTCGATGGCGCAGTAGAAGGTGAGGCTGCCGTCCGGGTTCGCGCTCTGGATCGACCGCACATGATAATCGCCCCCCGCCCGCACCATCAGCGGATGCGCGGCATAGAAGGCGACGCCCAGCGCCTCGCCCGCATGGCCCGCCAGCCGCAGATATTCCTGCGCGGCGGGCTCCGCATTGATCTCGGTCACGATGCGGTCGTTCGGGATGGCGCCGGTCACCACCATCTTCGCCTCGCTGGGCCGGTAATGCTGCGCCTTGAACACATGCAGCGGGCGCGGCGTGGACAGGATCGCCACCACCGCCGCATGGGCATGGAAGCGCCCGCCATGGAAGACCGCCGTCTCGCGAAAGGCCATGCCGTCGCCCGACGATCCGCCGATCAGCGCGATGTCGCCCAGCCCGTCCTGGATCGTCATGGTCAGCAATTCCTCCCGGTGCGACAGCCCGTCGACCAGGAACAGCGCGACATGATTGACCTTATCGCCCAGATGGCGGCTTTCCCGCTCCGCCCGCGCCGCCAGCCCGCGCACCGCCTGCCGCGCCGCGGCGGGATCGAAATTCTCTATGTCGTCGAAGCAGAGCGAGGTCATGTGGAAGGCCGAGGCGGGAAAGCCGACGACGCTCAAGCTGTCCTCGTCATAGCCGTTTTCGGTCAGCTCGCCTGAACTGGTGCAGCCGATCGCCACCACCCCCTCCGTCCTGGGGTTGACCGCCCGCGCCAGCGCCTCCCGGTCGAAACGGTGCGAACAGAACAGCAGCATCCCGGCCAGCGGCTCCTCCCCCAACTGCCCGGCCACTTCGGCCATGGCCTTGGCCGGATCGCCCGCATGGCTGGACGCAAAGGCGATCTGCGACGCCAGCATGGTCATGTTCCTCTCCCCGCATTTTCTCCCTGTTCTGTGTATGCGGTTTCACGCTCCGCGCAAAGGCTCTCCCGCCGCCTCCAGCGCCGCATTCTCCTCATCGGTGAAGACGCGGGATCGGACGATGAAGCGCATCCCCTCCGGGCTTTCCAGCGACATGCCCGCGCCCCGGCCCGGCACGACGTCGACGGTGACCTGGGTATGCCGCCAATAGTCGAACTGCGCCGCGCCGATCCACACCGGCACATCGCCTGCGATATGACCCAGGAGCACATCCTGCCCCCCGACCCTGAACTCGCCGCGCGGGAAGCACATCGGCGCGGACCCGTCGCAACAGCCGCCGGACTGGTGGAACATCAGCGGCCCATGCCGCATGGTGAGGCGGGCAATCAACGCTTCGGCCTCCGGCGTGGCGAGGATGCGAGATGGAAGGTTCATAGGGTTCACTCCTACCCCTCTCCCTTGAGGGAGAGGGCTGCGCAGACTTGGCAGCTTGCTGCCTAGTCGGAGCTGGGTGAGGGGGATAGCGCAGGTTCCACCCCCTCATCCAACTCCGCCTGGCTTCGCTCCGCTCAGCAAGGCTCCATATCCTTCTCCCTCAAGCGAGAAGGAAAACAGAAAAAGGCGGACGCCCGGGAGAGGCGCCCGCCCGAACCGAAGGCGTGAAGGGGGAACGACCCGCCTCCGGCATGACGACCGCCTCAGAAGAAGCCCAGCGCCTTGGTCGAATAGCTGACCAGCAGGTTCTTCGTCTGCTGATAATGGTCCAGCATCATCTTGTGCGTCTCGCGCCCGATGCCCGACTGCTTGTATCCGCCAAAGGCCGCATGGGCCGGATAGGCGTGGTAGCAATTGGTCCAGACGCGCCCGGCCTGGATGGCGCGGCCCATGCGATAGGCGGTGTTGCCGTTGCGGCTCCACACCCCCGCGCCCAGGCCATAGAGCGTGTCGTTGGCGATGTGCAGCGCCTCCGCCTCGTCCTTGAAGGTCGTGACCGACAGCACGGGGCCGAAAATCTCCTCCTGGAAGATGCGCATTTTGTTATGCCCTTCCAGCACGGTCGGCGTCACATAATAGCCCTGCTCCAGCTCGCCGCCCAGATGCGCCCGCGTGCCGCCGGTCAGCACCTTCGCGCCCTCGCCCTTGCCGATGTCGATGTAGCTGAGAATCTTCTCCAGCTGGTCGTTCGACGCCTGCGCCCCGATCATCGTCGCGGGATCGAGCGGGCTGCCCTGCACGATCTTCTGGACGCGGGCGACGGCGCGCTCGATGAACTTCTCGTAAATGCTCTCCTGCACCAGCGCCCGGCTGGGGCAGGTGCAGACCTCGCCCTGATTGAGCGCGAACATCGCAAAGCCTTCCAGGCACTTGTCGAAATAATCGTCGTCCGCGTCCATCACGTCGGCGAAGAAGATGTTGGGCGACTTGCCCCCCAGCTCCAGCGTCACCGGAATGAGGTTCTCCGACGCATATTGCATGATGAGGCGCCCGGTGGTGGTTTCCCCGGTGAAGGCGATCTTGGAAATCCGCTTGTTGGTGGCCAGCGGCTTGCCCGCCTCCACGCCAAAGCCGTTGACGACGTTCAGCACGCCTTCGGGGATCAGGTCGCCGACCAGGTCCATCAGCACCATGATCGACATCGGCGTCTGCTCGGCGGGCTTGAGCACCACGCAATTGCCCGCCGCCAGCGCCGGGGCCAGCTTCCACGCCGCCATCAGGATCGGGAAGTTCCAGGGGATGATCTGCCCCACCACGCCCAGCGGCTCATGGAAATGATAGGCGACCGTGTCATGGTCGATCTCCGCGATGGACCCTTCCTGCGACCGGACGCAGGCCGCGAAATAGCGGAAATGGTCGATGGCGAGCGGAATGTCGGCGGCGGTCGTCTCGCGGATCGGCTTGCCGTTGTCGATGGTCTCCGCCATGGCGAGCAGGTCCAGATTGTCCTCCATCCGCTGGGCGATGCGGTTGAGGATATTGGCCCGCTCGGTCGCGGAACGATGGCCCCAGCCTTCCTTCGCCCTGTGCGCGGCGTCCAGCGCCAGCTCGATGTCCTCGGCGGTCGATCGCGCCACCTTGCACACGCTCTGCCCCGTCACGGGCGACAGATTGTCGAAATATTCGCCCCGGACCGGCGCCACCCACTGGCCGCCGATGAAATTCTCGTATTTCTCGCGGATCAGCGTTTTTCCCGCGAACCGCGCCATTGCCTGCTGTAACATCATCCTCTCCCGGACTCGTCTGAAGGTTGAGGGACAGGATGAACCTTTCGGACGAAGGAACAATTAGACCTTGGGTCGGCCGATCCGCCCAGGGCATCGGCGCCCCCCCCTTGAAAAGCGGCGCGGCGATCCCGATCAATGGCATGATCATCATCATGTCATGGCCCGGTCCGGCGGCGCGGACGACAGCAGAAGGAAAGCCAGAATGACCACGGAAATCATCCTCGCCCATCCCGTGCGCACCCCGATCGGCAGTTATAACGGCGCGTTGAAGGACGTGCCCGCCGCCGAACTGGGCGCCGTCGCCATCCGCGAAACCGTGCGCCGCGCCGGCCTCCCGGCGGAGGTCGTGGGGGCCGTCACCATGGGCAATGTGATCCAG of the Sphingobium indicum B90A genome contains:
- a CDS encoding FIST N-terminal domain-containing protein — encoded protein: MTMLASQIAFASSHAGDPAKAMAEVAGQLGEEPLAGMLLFCSHRFDREALARAVNPRTEGVVAIGCTSSGELTENGYDEDSLSVVGFPASAFHMTSLCFDDIENFDPAAARQAVRGLAARAERESRHLGDKVNHVALFLVDGLSHREELLTMTIQDGLGDIALIGGSSGDGMAFRETAVFHGGRFHAHAAVVAILSTPRPLHVFKAQHYRPSEAKMVVTGAIPNDRIVTEINAEPAAQEYLRLAGHAGEALGVAFYAAHPLMVRAGGDYHVRSIQSANPDGSLTFYCAIDEGIVMTVGEPVDRIARMDALFADIAAEVGPVDRIIAFDCVLNRIDAEQRQITRAVSELYGRHRVIGFNTYGEQYHALHVNQTFSGLAIGR
- a CDS encoding hybrid sensor histidine kinase/response regulator, with product MKDALPSSAEIEALREENRKLRKINAALIDRVERSSDMAGNAFSMFETAISLEAMVRERTAQLEDALAKLAEANADLASAHGRADAARMRLRDAIDSINEGFVLFDAEDRLVLYNEAYLGFWPEIADHIREGMSFDEIARLAAAHHRPVGQDRWVSDRLARHSVAEGGHVQALSDGRWVQINELRTSEGGIVGIYTDITEAKAEDARDRARELAERNIVLQATLDNLSEGVCLFDAEGRLAAWNEALQRLLELPEDWAQEGGTHAALLDWCRGRLGMDDRGCLDRGGARHRSELVHAGGRSFEIRSNAMERGGQVIGFTDVTDMLRAQAALRETAETLERRVAERTSELEAEVAERREIEAQLMDAKTAAEKANLSKTSFLAAASHDLLQPLNAARLFVAALGDRRLALPTRALVNQTSTALDSVEDLLEALLEISRLDAGAIQPEISDFRIDRLLDTLRTEFAPMARSAGLALTVETAPVWVRSDIRLLRRILQNFLSNALRYTQRGSVRVACVAEGEGIRLSVADSGPGIPPDKQQLIFEEFRRLDTRGGRGAGGKGLGLAIVRRASDMLRHEVTLESAPGQGATFSIRVPRGEAVVEEGEGGSAPRSDRSMRGLKVLVVDNERAIQTGMSTLLGGWGCAVATAAGFEEAVAAFADGEAPDVILVDYHLDDGETGDAVIERLHGHFGRAVPSVMISADRGEALKARMDGWGIALLGKPVKPAQLRALLRTMLK
- the adh gene encoding aldehyde dehydrogenase, yielding MLQQAMARFAGKTLIREKYENFIGGQWVAPVRGEYFDNLSPVTGQSVCKVARSTAEDIELALDAAHRAKEGWGHRSATERANILNRIAQRMEDNLDLLAMAETIDNGKPIRETTAADIPLAIDHFRYFAACVRSQEGSIAEIDHDTVAYHFHEPLGVVGQIIPWNFPILMAAWKLAPALAAGNCVVLKPAEQTPMSIMVLMDLVGDLIPEGVLNVVNGFGVEAGKPLATNKRISKIAFTGETTTGRLIMQYASENLIPVTLELGGKSPNIFFADVMDADDDYFDKCLEGFAMFALNQGEVCTCPSRALVQESIYEKFIERAVARVQKIVQGSPLDPATMIGAQASNDQLEKILSYIDIGKGEGAKVLTGGTRAHLGGELEQGYYVTPTVLEGHNKMRIFQEEIFGPVLSVTTFKDEAEALHIANDTLYGLGAGVWSRNGNTAYRMGRAIQAGRVWTNCYHAYPAHAAFGGYKQSGIGRETHKMMLDHYQQTKNLLVSYSTKALGFF
- a CDS encoding DUF779 domain-containing protein: MNLPSRILATPEAEALIARLTMRHGPLMFHQSGGCCDGSAPMCFPRGEFRVGGQDVLLGHIAGDVPVWIGAAQFDYWRHTQVTVDVVPGRGAGMSLESPEGMRFIVRSRVFTDEENAALEAAGEPLRGA